Below is a window of Coriobacterium glomerans PW2 DNA.
TAGCCGCCCGCGGCGCGGATCGGTCCGAATGGCGCGTCGATGCACTCGCCGAGTCTTCGAGGATAGCGGAAATCGAGCGGTGTGTCGGCCACCGGCAAAAACTCGCCGGTGGGAACGAGGTCGGGTCCGGCATCGGTGAACTCATCGGAGACGAGGGTGAGCACGTGATCGAGCACGCTGCCCGAGGCGTGGCCGTTCAGGTTGAAGTAGCTGTGATTCGTGAGGTTCACGATCGTCGATGCGTCGGGGGTCGCATGGTAGCTGAGCGAGAGCTCGCCGGATTCGGTGAGCGAATAGGTGACCGAGATGTCGAGGTTTCCTGGAAATCCCTGATCCCCATCGGGGCTGAACAGGCTGAACGTGACCGAATGCTTGTTATCGCCCTTGCGCGCACCCCAGATGCGATGGGCGTAGACATCGGGACCGCTGTGAAGACAGTTGCCGTCTCCGGTGTCGGCGAGCTCGTAGACGCGATCTTCAAGCTTGAAGGTCGCGTTGCCCACCCGGTTGGCGCACCGGCCCACCACGGCGCCCAGCGCCGGGTCGTTCACCTCGTAGCCGCGCGCGCCGTCATAACCGAGCACGATATCGGGGAGCGAACCGTGGGCGTCGGGCACGCGCAGCGACACGAGGCACGCCCCGAGGTCGGTCATGGCTGCCATGACGCCGGATCGGTGCGATATCACGTAGAGGTGCGCCGAGCGACCGTCAGAGGTCGTTCCGAATGGATACATCTTCGTTGCCATGGATCTTCCCTTTCTCGCGGGATCTGGACCAAGATCAGACCGAGCGCACGCTTTCGCGCTCGACAAGTGAAGTGCTGACATGCGTGACGCAGGTGAAGGGCTTCTGGCTCTCCGTCTGCGCGATGAGCCTCTGGACGGCCATGCGACCGATCTCGAACCTGGGGACGTGGATGGTCGTCAGCGGAGGTCGGGCGATGGCGGCGTACTCGACGTCGTCGAAGCCGACCATCGAGATGTCGTCGGGCACCGAGTAGCCCTTGTTCCCCAGAGCGCTCATGGCTCCGACGGCAAGGGCGTCGTTGTCCGCAAAGAAGGCCGTCGGAAGCTCTGGATTCGTATCGAGCCAAGCGAGCATGTCGTTGGCGGCGGTCTCGGGCTTCTCCGTGCCGAGAAGCACCTTGTAGCAGTCGCGAACCGGGATGCCGGCATCCTCGAGCGCCCGGCGATAACCGCGCTCGCGAATAGGGAAGTTGCGGATTCGCAGCCCCCCGGCCAGATAGCCGATCTTTCGATGTCCGTTCTTTATGAGATGATTCACGGCGTGATAGGCCGATCCCTCATTCGAGAAGACGATCGTCTCGAAGAACATGTTGTCGCTTTTGCCATCGACGACGACCAGCGGCTGCTTCGTTCCTGAAAACAGCTGATAGTCCTTCTCGAGCATCTCCGTGCCAAGCAGGATCACACCGCTGGCGGTGTCGCTGATGATCGA
It encodes the following:
- a CDS encoding aldose epimerase family protein; translated protein: MATKMYPFGTTSDGRSAHLYVISHRSGVMAAMTDLGACLVSLRVPDAHGSLPDIVLGYDGARGYEVNDPALGAVVGRCANRVGNATFKLEDRVYELADTGDGNCLHSGPDVYAHRIWGARKGDNKHSVTFSLFSPDGDQGFPGNLDISVTYSLTESGELSLSYHATPDASTIVNLTNHSYFNLNGHASGSVLDHVLTLVSDEFTDAGPDLVPTGEFLPVADTPLDFRYPRRLGECIDAPFGPIRAAGGYDHNFVLANPGVQRHIARLEGDRSGIAMDVWTDTPGVQLYTANFLDDERGKDGALYGRRGGVCLETQHYPDAINHPEFPQPVYGSDRPFHSTTTFRFSAG
- a CDS encoding LacI family DNA-binding transcriptional regulator; the protein is MSKVSIREISRRTGFSPATVSNALNNRPGVGSQNAAAIIRTARELGYYYVKKLKRIQFVIARQSGRMIDEGSFRLAVINGIECEAKRHGLSTSYVTIELTDTVSRRRQATSIISDTASGVILLGTEMLEKDYQLFSGTKQPLVVVDGKSDNMFFETIVFSNEGSAYHAVNHLIKNGHRKIGYLAGGLRIRNFPIRERGYRRALEDAGIPVRDCYKVLLGTEKPETAANDMLAWLDTNPELPTAFFADNDALAVGAMSALGNKGYSVPDDISMVGFDDVEYAAIARPPLTTIHVPRFEIGRMAVQRLIAQTESQKPFTCVTHVSTSLVERESVRSV